A single window of Oerskovia paurometabola DNA harbors:
- the rpmG gene encoding 50S ribosomal protein L33: MASKSSDVRPKITLACVDCKERNYITKKNRRNDPDRLELAKFCPRCGKHTAHRETR, from the coding sequence GTGGCAAGCAAGAGCTCAGACGTTCGCCCGAAGATCACGCTCGCATGCGTGGACTGCAAGGAGCGGAACTACATCACCAAGAAGAACCGCCGCAACGACCCCGACCGTCTCGAGCTGGCGAAGTTCTGCCCGCGCTGCGGCAAGCACACCGCTCACCGCGAGACCCGCTGA
- a CDS encoding FAS1-like dehydratase domain-containing protein codes for MAINADYAGREYPATAPYSVGREKIREFAAAVGSTHPAHHDVATARGLGYPDLIAPPTFAVIVAQRAEAPFIQDPEAGVDFTRVVHADERFVHHRPIVAGDELVTVLHVDSITQRAGISMVTTRAEIGALVADGSGTVEPVATVTSSLVVRGEDA; via the coding sequence ATGGCGATCAACGCTGACTACGCCGGTCGCGAGTACCCGGCCACCGCCCCGTACTCGGTCGGCCGCGAGAAGATCCGCGAGTTCGCCGCTGCTGTCGGTTCGACCCACCCCGCGCACCACGATGTGGCCACTGCGCGGGGTTTGGGCTATCCGGACCTGATCGCGCCGCCCACGTTCGCGGTCATCGTCGCGCAGCGCGCCGAGGCCCCGTTCATCCAGGATCCTGAGGCAGGCGTCGACTTCACGCGCGTCGTGCACGCCGACGAGCGGTTCGTGCACCACCGTCCGATCGTCGCCGGCGACGAGCTCGTGACGGTGCTGCACGTCGACTCGATCACGCAGCGGGCCGGCATCTCGATGGTCACGACGCGCGCCGAGATCGGCGCCCTGGTGGCAGACGGTTCCGGAACCGTCGAGCCCGTCGCGACCGTCACGTCGAGCCTCGTCGTCCGCGGGGAGGACGCATGA
- the rarD gene encoding EamA family transporter RarD: protein MPTPAPIDRLGVVLGASAYFLWGAMPLFFPLLQPAGPLEIISHRVVWSLLFCLLLLLVMRKLPAFRAAFRVRRTVGLLAIAAVLVATNWTVYVYGVLSGHVLDAALGYFINPLVTVLLAVLVLKERLRPAQWVALGIGTAAVVVLTIGVGRLPWIALTLAASFGLYGLVKNRVGRDVEALPGLAVETTLLFPVALGYLVFLGVTGVGTFAAEGTGHALLLASSGVVTALPLLLFGAAARRLPLSLVGMLQYLAPVLQFLVGLLVFHESMPPARWAGFSLVWLALIVLSVDALRAMRVSRLAAR, encoded by the coding sequence ATCCCCACGCCGGCCCCGATCGACCGCCTCGGCGTGGTCCTCGGGGCGAGCGCGTACTTCCTGTGGGGCGCGATGCCCCTCTTCTTCCCGCTGCTCCAGCCGGCGGGGCCGCTCGAGATCATCTCCCACCGCGTGGTGTGGAGCCTGCTGTTCTGCCTCCTCCTGCTGCTCGTGATGCGCAAGCTGCCCGCGTTCCGGGCCGCGTTCCGCGTGCGCCGGACCGTGGGGCTGCTGGCGATCGCCGCGGTGCTCGTGGCCACGAACTGGACCGTGTACGTCTACGGCGTGCTGTCCGGGCACGTGCTCGACGCGGCCCTCGGGTACTTCATCAACCCCCTCGTCACGGTGCTGCTCGCGGTGCTCGTGCTCAAGGAGCGGCTGCGCCCCGCGCAGTGGGTCGCGCTCGGGATCGGCACGGCCGCCGTGGTCGTCCTCACGATCGGCGTCGGCCGGCTCCCGTGGATCGCGCTGACCCTCGCCGCCTCGTTCGGCCTGTACGGACTCGTCAAGAACCGTGTCGGGCGCGACGTCGAGGCCCTTCCCGGCCTGGCGGTCGAGACGACCCTGCTGTTCCCCGTGGCGCTCGGCTACCTGGTCTTCCTCGGGGTCACGGGTGTCGGGACGTTTGCCGCCGAGGGCACCGGTCACGCCCTCCTGCTCGCATCCAGCGGCGTCGTCACGGCCCTGCCCCTCCTGCTGTTCGGCGCGGCGGCCCGACGCCTGCCGCTGAGCCTCGTGGGCATGCTCCAGTACCTCGCGCCCGTGCTCCAGTTCCTCGTCGGGCTGCTCGTGTTCCACGAGTCCATGCCGCCCGCTCGGTGGGCCGGCTTCTCGCTCGTGTGGCTCGCGCTGATCGTGCTCAGCGTCGACGCCCTGCGCGCGATGCGCGTGTCCCGGCTCGCGGCTCGCTGA